One Lentibacillus cibarius DNA window includes the following coding sequences:
- a CDS encoding glycosyl hydrolase family 18 protein, translating into MHFIDYRLEHTAKGYVVYLYVDPNLEEFSSELGEIPDKKERHLRRSVSQFVQKHFKGLPVVTAKVLIGGTLLTAIPIQSDSVSAHDASYNMSYIFTGTTTSRIAAVDRTKGALNVVAPSYFNLNADGSLRLSQMLDQTFVQSMHDRGIKVVPFLSNHWDRALGRKALANREQLTDQIVEAIDNYHLDGVNVDIENVTDEDRDAYTDLVRLLSEKVPDDKEVSVAVAANPNQQKQGWHGSYDNQELATYADYLLLMAYDESYEGGPAGPVASIDWVERSIKTMVEIEGVPSEKIVLGLPFFGRYWKTSESTGGYGISNHRVEALIDKYDGRVTFDEQAQSPKATFTIKESDPTTVISGRTLTPGTYEVWYENNRSIHAKIDLVHKYNLKGTGSWSLGQESPSI; encoded by the coding sequence ATGCATTTTATTGATTATCGGCTTGAACATACAGCTAAGGGGTATGTCGTTTATTTATACGTTGATCCAAATTTGGAGGAGTTTTCGTCTGAGCTTGGCGAAATACCTGATAAGAAAGAGCGTCATCTGCGTCGTTCTGTCAGCCAGTTCGTTCAAAAGCATTTTAAAGGATTGCCGGTTGTGACCGCTAAAGTGCTCATCGGGGGTACGTTGCTGACGGCTATTCCTATTCAGTCTGATTCGGTCAGCGCACATGATGCATCTTACAACATGTCCTACATCTTTACTGGCACGACGACATCACGGATTGCTGCTGTTGATCGTACAAAGGGTGCATTGAATGTAGTTGCTCCTTCCTATTTTAATCTGAACGCAGACGGGTCGTTACGCCTGTCACAAATGCTTGATCAAACGTTTGTTCAATCCATGCATGACCGCGGCATCAAGGTGGTTCCCTTTCTCAGTAACCACTGGGATCGTGCACTTGGCCGAAAAGCGTTGGCTAATCGGGAGCAGTTGACAGATCAGATTGTTGAGGCGATTGATAACTACCATCTTGATGGCGTGAACGTCGATATCGAGAATGTGACTGATGAGGATCGTGATGCTTATACCGATCTCGTCCGCCTTTTAAGTGAAAAAGTGCCTGATGATAAAGAAGTCTCCGTAGCCGTTGCTGCCAATCCTAATCAACAGAAACAAGGCTGGCACGGCTCTTATGACAATCAGGAGCTGGCAACATATGCTGATTACTTGTTACTGATGGCATATGATGAAAGCTATGAGGGCGGTCCAGCCGGTCCAGTCGCCAGTATTGACTGGGTAGAGCGCTCCATCAAAACCATGGTGGAGATAGAAGGGGTTCCGTCTGAAAAAATCGTGCTCGGCCTCCCCTTCTTCGGCAGATACTGGAAAACATCCGAAAGCACGGGTGGCTATGGCATCTCCAATCACCGGGTGGAAGCCCTTATCGACAAATACGATGGCAGGGTGACTTTTGATGAACAAGCACAATCACCTAAAGCTACCTTCACTATTAAGGAAAGCGATCCGACAACGGTCATTTCCGGGCGCACACTGACACCAGGCACATATGAAGTGTGGTATGAAAATAACCGGTCCATCCATGCTAAAATCGATCTCGTGCACAAATACAATTTAAAAGGAACCGGCAGCTGGAGTCTTGGTCAGGAAAGTCCCTCTATCTGA